The region AAAAACCTGCCTCTGCCCAGACAGATTATCTCCCAAGCAAATAACCTTCCCTCCCAGCTGTGAGAATCCACACCATGTCCTGTGACTTTGGACAGGATGGGAatgatttcagcatttttcaagtACCAGTAAAGAGGATAAAGAGCAGCAAAACTGGGGGTGACTGGGACACCGACAGCAGACAGAATCCTTTGCTGAGAAGACAATTGCAGAGGTCAAGTTTCCTCACCCCCAGCCTCAAAAACTCACCGCCCCATCCTagagagcagctcccagccttcCACAGGACAACCCCATTCCACCCTACAGCGACTCACAGGGTTAAAACAACATTCAGACAATGCCCCAGCCAACACCAGCGCTGGCCCTCAAATCCCAACCCGTGGAACAACTCCGGGACTCCGCCACAGACTCCACCTCCAAGGCAGCGGGAAGGAGGCACCTCTGGCCGTCCTGCTGCCGGTTTCTCCATGCCGGGCTCTCCAGcaccttcctgccctcctgcacccTCCTACTCTAGGCCTGCACCCTACATCTCACACCCCAAACTTCACCTGTACATCTCAGCCCCCACAAAACTCCGCTTGTACACCCCACACCCCCAAAACTTCACCTGCacaccccacagccccagcccccaAAACTTCACCGCAGCCCCCCCAAACTTCACCTGTacacctcccagccccagccccgcccaAAACTCCACTTATGCACCACACACCGCACCCCCCAAAACTCCACTCGTACACCCCACACTCCCAGCCTGCCCCTTGCAGCCTCCCTGACCTGTCCCCCATGTcccccccagcccaggcccCGCTACCCGTGTGTCCCTCAGagcccccccgccgccccgaCCTGTGCCTCGgcccgcccccagccccgcccctGCGCGGTGCCGCGGCCCCGCTCACCGGGATCgctctccagctccagccagcccTTATTCATCTTcccgcgggccgggccgcgccgccaTGTCCGGCCCCGACTACGGGATCCGCCGTCGCTCGCCCCTGTGCGTCATCGCCGCGCGCGGTGACGTCACGCGGGCGCGACACGTGGCCACGCACAGGCACGTGGGGCCCGAGGGGCGGGGGCGCCGGGAAGGGCCCGGGAAGGGCGCGGGATTCCCTGGAAAGCGGATCCTCTGAAAAATGCCCGTCTGTTCTTCTTTCTGGCGTGGCGTGTGCAGGGAGCATGGGTGTCGAGAGTGTGTTGCCTCTAAAACAATGGGGTCTGTCACATCTCactcctctgtgttttctggtgACTTGACTTCCAgcccctcctctctgcctttcctcactGCATGCTGCTACTTCCCGCTATTGTCTAGGGAATTTAGCTAACGGCACATGCTCGTGAGCTTTATGCCTATGATTCTCTAGACGTTGTGATACTTGAGTGCTTTTTTAGCTCTGCCCCTTTGCCTTCAAGGAGGCTCTGCTCGcctcacagcactgctgagggtAGAGGCCTCTGCCAGAATTTGCAACATCCAGGACTGTTGGATagaccccatccctgccttGTGATCGTAACAAAGCGTCTGGAAATGTGCACGTTGGGCAGAAGGAATAGCAAGAATAATAAtgtgtaataataataataatatgcaTCCAtctggtgggtttggggttctGTCGTCGTTTTGTTTGTCTGTAGGGTTGTTTGgggtgatgatgatgatgatgatgatgatggggCTCAGgctcagcagcctgggctgccctgttgctgaggggctgcagtgaggggctgtgctgcccagcctctcctcccaaGCAGCTAaagacaggatgagagggacacagtctcaagctgcaccaggggaggaTCAtgctggacatcaggaagaatttctttatggaaaggGGGCTTCGACATTGGAGTGGGCTGGCCAGAGAGGTGGGGGAatcaccgtccctggaggtgtttaaggaaaggctggatgTGGCGCTCGGTGCCGTGGTGGTGTCGGGTTgtaggttggacttgatgatctcaggggtctcttccaacctgatCGATTCTGTGCTTGTGTGTGGAGGTGTGAGAGCTGCTGGCGAGGCTGGGGCCGGGCTGACCTGGCCAGCAGCTCCACTTTTGCCACCTCAGAGGCTGGAAAGCTCCCAGGGCGAGCGTGCGCCCCTACGCTGCGCTTCCTTAGGAAGTGGGATAAAAATAGGAGTGGGACGGGCGGCTGTGCCTGTCCCCCCCCCATGGCTTTGTTCTGTGGCCGTTCCCACACACACCCCGGCCCCCAGCGCTCCCCTCACCCCACTCCTGCCCCCCCTGGGACAGGGCCAAGCCCAGGTAGGGCTCATCCCCCTCTGCAGAGACCCAGGTGCGCGGCGCTGGGTCTGCCCAGGGACGGTGTCTCCTTCCACCCCCCAGGTGCATGAGGGTGTGGTCATAGTTGTTCAGTCTCTGGAAGTTTCTAGGGACGCAGGTTGCCTCAGTTGGCTGCTGATCTGCTGGAAAGCCTGCAGAATGCTGTGGGGCAGCCCTGACAAaatctctcctgctccagccttaGTGGTAAATCTACCCAGGAGGACCAGGTCCCCAAAAGGGGGCTGGCTGTTTGGGGGACTGTTTGCTCCTGGTCTCTTTTCCTGCTCAATTTGAAGCACTGCTGGCCCTGGTGCCATCTCCAGCTTCTCACAGTTCACCTCAGGGCCAGGTCCCATACACAGCAGAGCCCTCGGGCCCCCTCTTGCTGTGTCCCCTACAATgggcagcccagcccctgctctgcagagcgCAGGCATCGCTCGGAGACAGAAGGGTGTGGGTGTTCCACACGGGTCAGtgcaggcactgcagagctgtttaATCGGGGCCCTGAGGAATCAGACTCCTCTCATTTCTGGCTTTGCACCCAGCTCCCTCCTTGTCTCTTGCTGGCTGTTGTTCTCCTGTGCCCCTCAGGCCTGCCATTACCCAAATCCACGTGCTTGGCTCCCGCCCGGCCCCATAAATCAGCGCTACCAGCGCTACTCCCCTCCGTGCAGGACATGTCCCAGCCTGCCAGCCCCACCACAGCTCTCCCGTCCCAGGAGACACATGGAGTTTGCAGGAGAGGTGGGacagggagctggagaagggggcCAGGACCCCCAACCTGTCTCTGTGGGATCGGGCAGTGCTGTCGAGGGACTTTGCTCCCGGGGAGccgctgctgcagcagaaacacaaacacacacacacacacacgcataGGGAGGAGAGATGATATCAGGACCTGGCTTTGTGTGAGCTATTTAGGgccttttaattattattattattatttttctttcccgTTCCTCCAGCTCTGAACAATGCCCGTCCCGGCGGGGCTGCGGTTCACACCATTGTGTGGGGCTGCCCTGCCTCAGGAAGGGGCAGATCTTTATCACCCCAGGCTGACCGTGAGTGAGCTCATGTCGGGTGAGGAAAGCAAGAACACCTCGCTGGCAGCCTGGAGGTGCCCTCCAGGCACCTACCCCCAACCCCTGCGTTTGGGGGAGGCCCTGGCTGCTGGTTTAGCTcccccaggcagcaggagctcaccCAAACCAGCCACATCCCACCCATGCCCCTGCAGGACCACCAACCAGCAGAAACCACCCCAGCTGCGGTACAGCCCCCCAcactgtgctggggctgccttctgcctgtccctgctcccacctgggCACAGTGACTGCAGTGGCATTAGTGCCTCTCCCAGTGTTTACCCAGGAACAGGTCTAACCTGCCGCAGCCGTTTGCTGTTCTCCCCAACCCTGTCCAGCCCTAAAACTGTGGCTGTGAGGCGGACAGAGGAGAAGTGGGGAGCTGCACCCAGGAACAGGCTGGCCCTGCTGAGTGTGTCCCAGTGCcaagagaagggaggaaggagcccTGTCCCCCAGGGCATGCCCTGGgtgacacagcacagctgtggctcCACAGGCACAGCGGGTGACAGGGCTCCTCGTGCACACAGAGGCTTTTTGGGATGATGCTGGTTTTGCCCCCATACGAGCAGGCATCATCTTCCccaggctctgtgctggtgtggAAAGAGCCTGGAGCCATCAACCGCTCCCCACGGCACCACACTCAGCCCCATTATTCACGGAGGGATCCAGCCAGCATCTGGGTGATAGCATGGCCTGGGTGGCACCATGCCACCATGCCCCACCCCACCCAGGGACTACAGCCCCCACCTGCTACGTCACCTGCGAGAGCAAGAAGGGGCCAACGAGTCCCACCTCACCGCCTGTTTGTGAGGTGACCCTGCAGCCACTGAGGGTAACAGGGACCCGTCCATCCATTCCGGCCATGGGGACTAGGCTGGCAGCACTGCAAGCCACCCACCAGGGCAAGATGCCCCCGGGGCCACCAGCAGCACGGGGAGCTGGTACTtgcctgtggctgccccacGTCCATTACCCTGCCCTCTCTAAGCGGCCGGTGCTTGCCGGGGCACACGGTTCCTCTCGCTGTGGGGTTTGGCCGTCCGTCCCTTCTTGGCCACGTCCACACCAGCCAGCACCAGCTTGGCCTGGGCCAGTTTGCTCTTGCGGTGGTGGGGGCGGCTGCTGCACCAGAGGCGGGCACAGTACTCCTCCACCCGCCGTGGGTTTTGGGAGCTGATGAGGTGCATGATATCCTTGAACCAGGTTTTGGGAGCCTGTGGCACCAGCCAGGGCTCGGGGCAGAGCGGGTGCGGGAGCTCATCCCCTCGCCCTCGGGGGACGGTGTGTGCCAGCTGCTCGCTGGCGATCACCTCCAGGGTGGTCTTGGACACGGTCCGGGTGAAGCCGTGCTCCAGCGTTTTGCAGTAGTAGGTGCCGGCGTCGTGCCGGTGCAGCTTGCGGAAAAGCAGCCCGTGCTCTGTCTGCAGGATGCGCTCGTCCGTCTTCACCTGTCGGCCACCGCGAGGCTGGGGGTGTCCAGGTCTGGCCCCACACCCCTCCCGTGTGCCCACAAGGGGAGCAGGTGCAGGGGAGCCTCACCTCATCCCGCTGCTCATCGGGGGGCCTCTGGACAAACCACTGCACGCTGGCCTGCGGGGACCGGGGCACACACTCCAGGAATGTGCTGTTGTCCTCTGCCCCATAAAGCACCTTCTCCTCAACGCTCTCAAAATCATCCACTGGGGCAAAGACAGGCACAGACTcacagggagggcagagccaggcttcCACTTGCCCAGGCGTCAACCCCCCTTGGCCACCGTGTGACTTCATCCCTTTCTCTCCCAGaggacagccccagccccagcagcacccacctTCTCTTGGTCTGGTCTATGAGATGGGCAGGTGAGAGTGCCCACATGGAATGGCCACAAGCCCCTCTGTGTGCTAGGGCTGTGGATGTCAGGACATCTTGGGGCACCTGGAGGagcccctcagccctgcaggcCCCCAGTCTCTCACCGGTCAGGTTCTGGTCCAGACACTGGTGTGCAGGGTGGCTGTGGCGGGCGTCCTGGCGGCGCTGGCGGCGCTTGCCGGAGGGCTGGTAGTGGGTGCAGGCGGTGCCATCCCAGGCGCAGTAGGGATCCCTGGCCAGGCAGCACTCGGCACAACCAGTGCCGTAGGACTCACACTGGTGCAGCCGCACCTGGGCCACCCCCAGGCTGGAGCCCACGTAGAGCGTTTGCTGGGGGAACAGCACCAAGGTGGTGATGTTGGCAACCCCCATGGGCTCAGCACCTGGGGGCCCAACCAGGACACCCCAGGgcaagcaccacacagctttgAGAGGCTAGTGACCACAGCTGGTCACCTGCCTGGTCCCCAGCCCCTTGGCCAAGCCGTGTCTGTACTCACACGCTTGACGGAGATCTCCATCTGTGTGATGGGCACAGGCATCTGTAGGAGAGAGGAGTGGTCATCAGGCTGGCATAATCCTCACCACGGACAGCCCAGCTCTTTCAGAGCCACCAGGGCTTGGCAGAGAATCAGCAATGTTTTGTGGAGGGTGAAAATACCCCCAGCCACCCTCTTCCCTCACAGCCTCAAGACCTTCCAGTGACCAACAACTCAGTGACAGCCCCGAGCCTCCATCCCCACGTGTGTCCCCAACCTGAGCTCACCCCACTGCCCCCTCCCTTACACATGGGGCAGTAAATGTCACCTTAAaaacctgcagctcctccaagATGACTTCCTCAGTTGTGGCTGAGCTTGTCTTCTGCAGGACCACCACCTTCAGCACTGAGCCAGCATCTGGGGGCCGAGGAGGATGGAGGTGTGAGCACCCTGCatcacacagccctgggagcccCAGCTCCGGGGCTCCTTCCTgcactctgctcctgctgctcacctgTCCCAAGGAAGAGGATGTCGTGCTGCCCGTCCTCGGCCTCCACCCTGTCCACCACGAGCTGGCGCAGCCGGTGGGGCAGGTCAGTGTTCACGAGGAGGGGCCGGCGGTGCCGGGGGTACACGGCCTTGTACATGAGGGGTGGGCGCGGGCGAAGTGCAGCACCTCGTCGGGGAAGTCCTTGGTGGTGCTGTACTGCCGCCGGGGCTGGTTGGTGGTCTTGCTGGGACACTGAGGGGACAAGAGGGgaccagctcagcccagccaccccagcacccatccctccttcccccttcattgctcctcagagctggtttgggtccctctctgccttccagTTTGGAATCCATCTTTTCCACCCCTTTGCCAGACCTTGGCAAACCACCAGCTGACCTCTCCAGGAGGTGAGAAGATGGGGGATGGCCCCACCACCATCCCAAAAGAGCAGAGGGGACCTGGAGCTCCAGGGAGTCACTCACCACGCCTGGCCGTGGGTAGGGCACCCTGCCCTCGTAGGCACCCCACCGGTGGTGGGGGCTCTCCCGGTGGGCAAAGGGCCCGTTGAAGACCTCCCGGATGTCGGCCATGCGGTACACACAGACAGCAGAGCCCCGGAAAATGTGGCTGAAAGGGGATGGAGAATGGGTTGAGCAGAGCCATgcttggcactgctggcagcgGGAGCACCGACATCCCTGTGCAGACCAGGGGAGTGGCCAGCAACCcttggtgacagtgacagggcAGGTcatgggcagctgcagctggataTCCCCAGAGACGAGCTGGACCACTCACCTGACGGTGCTGAAGAGGGCATAGATCTCTGGGCTCTTCCCGTCCTTTGTCCTCAGCAAGAAGACATCCTCTGGAAATGAGagcatgttttttttcctggattccAACTAAGTGACCAGCCACCAACTAAGTGACTAGCCCCGGTGCAGTACAGCTCCACGCACCCCTTACCCAGCTCATCAAAGTAGGTGTCGATGCCACCAGGGCCGGGGACAGAGCACACCAGCCGGGCTTTGTTGAAGGTACTCCACTTGTTGACCAGCACTCTCTGGCCACCAGCATCattctgcagggacagggagcatcAGGGCCACTGCTGTGACTTGATGCATCCCTGTCCCCCGCAGTCCCCACCAGCATCTCACCACGCAGACACGCCCCACACGGCTGACGATGGCGTGCTCCTTGCTGTCTGCCTCCACCACCTTCTCGGTGAAGAAGAAATAGGCTTTGTCATTGTCCCGGTCATCGTTGTCTGGAATCAAGTGGGCTGCCACAAATTTGGGATCTACAAGCAAGAGCCAGCCATGTCAGGTGGGGAGAGAGGGCACAGCCACCACCTCCAGACCCCACACCATGCTGGGGCTGGATGCCAGCCAGGAGCACCCCCAGACCTTGCTGCCCTggtgcctttccctgctcttaGCTGGCACGG is a window of Corvus cornix cornix isolate S_Up_H32 chromosome 12, ASM73873v5, whole genome shotgun sequence DNA encoding:
- the SEMA3G gene encoding LOW QUALITY PROTEIN: semaphorin-3G (The sequence of the model RefSeq protein was modified relative to this genomic sequence to represent the inferred CDS: inserted 1 base in 1 codon) encodes the protein MRAAVAVSLSLCWLWAAGHSLPRLRLSYRELLGTNRSVLFFGHRGFLGFRSLYLDEYRDRLFIGGKDVLYSLLLDRTSADAKEIHWPPRPGQTEECFRKGKDPGTDCANYVRVLHPYNRTHLLACGTGAFHPMCTFVYVGHRGEHTFSLDPASVESGRGRCPHEPSRAFASTIIGGELYAGLTADFLGRDPGVFRSMGTRSALRTEVDQRLLNDPKFVAAHLIPDNDDRDNDKAYFFFTEKVVEADSKEHAIVSRVGRVCVNDAGGQRVLVNKWSTFNKARLVCSVPGPGGIDTYFDELEDVFLLRTKDGKSPEIYALFSTVSHIFRGSAVCVYRMADIREVFNGPFAHRESPHHRWGAYEGRVPYPRPGVCPSKTTNQPRRQYSTTKDFPDEVLHFARAHPXMYKAVYPRHRRPLLVNTDLPHRLRQLVVDRVEAEDGQHDILFLGTDAGSVLKVVVLQKTSSATTEEVILEELQVFKMPVPITQMEISVKRQTLYVGSSLGVAQVRLHQCESYGTGCAECCLARDPYCAWDGTACTHYQPSGKRRQRRQDARHSHPAHQCLDQNLTVDDFESVEEKVLYGAEDNSTFLECVPRSPQASVQWFVQRPPDEQRDEVKTDERILQTEHGLLFRKLHRHDAGTYYCKTLEHGFTRTVSKTTLEVIASEQLAHTVPRGRGDELPHPLCPEPWLVPQAPKTWFKDIMHLISSQNPRRVEEYCARLWCSSRPHHRKSKLAQAKLVLAGVDVAKKGRTAKPHSERNRVPRQAPAA